The following proteins are encoded in a genomic region of Oncorhynchus masou masou isolate Uvic2021 chromosome 32, UVic_Omas_1.1, whole genome shotgun sequence:
- the LOC135525638 gene encoding F-box only protein 34-like isoform X1 produces MPERCEFMSYCSVTAASHREPRKPPPPNLLQSAWRVAAMHLKQHPKLQKKENYLESSQDSQRGLHVSQQGVLSQRTVWGVRPAVALIGPISNGLGQGTACYPLNVISTNTMQCYSNDNSGSNHLNSNNNHGNSGLQTSRLSESEGDVIHSSATWAQSKTYKTTSCNTPPSLLLSTCTTSSTGSENQEASLRISYEGEDREGPLEIWAVIKPGNTKEKIAIFASPQCRGSLVNGGDGEAGEDLVSSSPVRTVSVKMKSCWEDEGGSVAKRRRRSGSQGHHQDRDRQSSGALETLSPTENSPVEVTLCLRESPRVPECGEVVVRVDGEQVCKVEGEEVSETGTDKALSVVELVAFLEQRASDKQVDSKPVSLRSSTSITLTRGLSLTLEPQQPRVPDQNPQGTDEAECVKVSDMVAKLESECLKHQSVRREGSRSGGELSRNSLTRNNLSRNNSLRRRVGRVLLAGADAFSISAQPPPPQSPTGPHHGLEETTRVPHRHVSPSAGCPSAGCPSAGCPSAGCPSAGCPSAGCPSAGCPSAGCPSAGCPSANTSHMDKLAPSSCREATQLASSTSDSASPSRSMDSGCGASVVREPEESCEAQGLGQQKNNRAVESGKNLHFQLLSEQARSSSTESSSKLQCEEPLPGMLFFSHTLPSQVVLEHTLPHTVNTPTHTSLPQGMESSPKPTRDSAEPSKIQPCDPSITSLLPEPISHSENWAKEEDEAVSEGDESDVSRCETVPFPLRRMVSHEFLEMRFKIQLLLEPQQYMSFLPHHIIIKIFCLLPTESLAALKCTCHYFKFIIESYGVRPADSRWVCDPRYKDDPCKQCKKRYGRGDVSLCRWHHKPYCQALPYGPGYWMCCHGSHKDTPGCNVGLHDNRWVPAFHSISMPIYKKPREVSEE; encoded by the exons ATGCCTGAGAGATGTGAATTTATGAGTTACTGCAGCGTTACTGCCGCCTCTCACAGGGAACCTAGGAAACCACCACCACCCAACCTGCTGCAGTCAGCCTGGAG GGTTGCAGCCATGCATCTCAAGCAACACCCCAAACTACAGAAGAAAGAGAACTACCTGGAGTCCAGTCAAGACAGCCAGAGAGGCCTTCATGTGAGCCAGCAGGGGGTCCTGTCACAGAGGACAGTGTGGGGGGTGCGCCCAGCAGTGGCCCTGATTGGTCCGATAAGCAACGGGTTAGGCCAGGGTACGGCCTGCTACCCCCTCAATGTCATATCCACCAACACCATGCAGTGCTACAGTAATGACAACAGTGGCTCCAACCACCtcaacagtaataataaccacGGCAACAGTGGACTGCAGACCTCGAGGCTGAGTGAGTCCGAGGGGGATGTAATCCACAGTAGTGCCACCTGGGCCCAGAGTAAAACCTACAAGACCACCTCCTGCAACACCCCCCCCTCCCTGCTACTCTCCACCTGCACCACCTCTTCTACAGGCTCTGAGAACCAGGAGGCCTCCTTAAGAATCTCTTAtgaaggggaggacagagagggaccgCTGGAAATCTGGGCTGTCATCAAGCCTGGCAACACCAAGGAGAAGATCGCCATCTTCGCCTCGCCCCAGTGCCGTGGAAGCCTGGTGAACGGTGGCGATGGAGAGGCCGGTGAGGACTTGGTGAGCAGCAGCCCTGTGAGGACAGTGTCTGTGAAGATGAAGAGCTGCTGGGAGGACGAGGGTGGCTCTGTGGCCAAGCGCAGGAGGAGGTCAGGGTCTCAGGGGCACCACCAGGACCGAGATAGACAGTCATCCGGAGCCCTGGAGACACTGAGCCCCACTGAGAACAGCCCTGTAGAGGTGACCCTCTGCCTCAGAGAGAGCCCCAGAGTGCCTGAGTGTGGGGAGGTGGTTGTACGGGtggatggggagcaggtgtgtaaGGTAGAGGGTGAGGAGGTGAGTGAGACTGGGACTGACAAGGCTCTCTCTGTGGTGGAGTTGGTGGCCTTCTTGGAGCAGAGAGCCAGCGACAAGCAGGTGGACTCTAAGCCTGTGTCTCTGCGGAGCTCCACAAGCATTACCTTAACCAGGGGGCTGTCACTGACCCTGGAGCCTCAGCAGCCCAGAGTCCCAGACCAGAACCCCCAGGGGACCGATGAGGCAGAATGTGTAAAGGTGTCAGATATGGTGGCCAAGCTGGAGTCAGAGTGCCTGAAGCACCAGAGTGTTAGAAGGGAAGGGTCCAGATCTGGGGGAGAGCTCTCGCGCAACAGCCTCACGCGCAACAACCTCTCACGCAACAACAGCCTGCGGAGGAGGGTGGGCCGGGTGCTGCTGGCAGGAGCAGATGCCTTCTCCATCTCAGCCCAGCCACCACCACCTCAGTCTCCCACTGGACCCCACCATGGACTAGAGGAGACGACCAGGGTACCGCACCGCCACGTTAGTCCCTCTGCTGGCTGTCCCTCTGCTGGCTGTCCCTCTGCTGGCTGTCCCTCTGCTGGCTGTCCCTCTGCTGGCTGTCCCTCTGCTGGCTGTCCCTCTGCTGGCTGTCCCTCTGCAGGCTGTCCCTCTGCAGGCTGTCCCTCTGCAAATACCAGCCACATGGACAAACTAGCTCCCAGCAGCTGCCGTGAAGCTACCCAGTTGGCTTCCAGCACCTCTGACTCAGCCTCTCCGTCTCGCAGCATGGACTCTGGGTGTGGCGCCTCTGtcgtcagagagccagaggagagctGTGAGGCCCAGGGCCTGGGGCAGCAGAAGAATAACAGGGCTGTAGAGTCTGGGAAGAACCTGCACTTCCAGCTCCTGTCAGAGCAGGCCAGGTCCAGCAGTACAGAGAGCAGTAGTAAACTACAGTGTGAGGAGCCCCTCCCAGGCATGCTGTTCTTCTCACACACTCTGCCCTCACAGGTGGTACTTgaacacacactcccacacacagtcaatactccCACCCACACATCCCTCCCCCAGGGAATGGAATCCAGCCCTAAACCCACCAGAGACTCAGCAGAACCCTCCAAGATTCAGCCCTGTGACCCTTCTATCACTTCTCTACTCCCTGAACCCATATCGCACAGTGAGAACTGGGCCAAAGAGGAGGATGAGGCGGTGAGTGAGGGAGACGAGAGTGATGTTAGCCGGTGTGAGACAGTGCCTTTCCCCCTGCGCCGCATGGTGTCTCACGAGTTCCTGGAGATGCGCTTTAAAATCCAGCTGCTTCTGGAACCCCAGCAGTACATGTCCTTCCTGCCTCACCACATCATCATCAAGATCTTCTGCCTGCTGCCCACAGAGAGCCTGGCCGCGCTCAAGTGCACCTGCCACTATTTCAAGTTCATCATCGAGAGCTACGGCGTGCGCCCCGCGGACTCCCGCTGGGTGTGTGACCCCCGCTACAAAGACGATCCCTGCAAGCAGTGTAAAAAGCGGTACGGGCGCGGAGACGTGTCCCTCTGCCGCTGGCACCACAAGCCCTACTGCCAGGCGCTGCCCTACGGCCCCGGGTACTGGATGTGTTGCCATGGCTCCCACAAAGACACGCCCGGCTGCAACGTCGGTCTCCATGACAATCGCTGGGTGCCCGCCTTCCATAGTATCAGCATGCCAATCTATAAGAAACCCAGGGAGGTCTCTGAGGAGTAG
- the LOC135525638 gene encoding F-box only protein 34-like isoform X2 produces the protein MQHSNSFISFCSRVAAMHLKQHPKLQKKENYLESSQDSQRGLHVSQQGVLSQRTVWGVRPAVALIGPISNGLGQGTACYPLNVISTNTMQCYSNDNSGSNHLNSNNNHGNSGLQTSRLSESEGDVIHSSATWAQSKTYKTTSCNTPPSLLLSTCTTSSTGSENQEASLRISYEGEDREGPLEIWAVIKPGNTKEKIAIFASPQCRGSLVNGGDGEAGEDLVSSSPVRTVSVKMKSCWEDEGGSVAKRRRRSGSQGHHQDRDRQSSGALETLSPTENSPVEVTLCLRESPRVPECGEVVVRVDGEQVCKVEGEEVSETGTDKALSVVELVAFLEQRASDKQVDSKPVSLRSSTSITLTRGLSLTLEPQQPRVPDQNPQGTDEAECVKVSDMVAKLESECLKHQSVRREGSRSGGELSRNSLTRNNLSRNNSLRRRVGRVLLAGADAFSISAQPPPPQSPTGPHHGLEETTRVPHRHVSPSAGCPSAGCPSAGCPSAGCPSAGCPSAGCPSAGCPSAGCPSAGCPSANTSHMDKLAPSSCREATQLASSTSDSASPSRSMDSGCGASVVREPEESCEAQGLGQQKNNRAVESGKNLHFQLLSEQARSSSTESSSKLQCEEPLPGMLFFSHTLPSQVVLEHTLPHTVNTPTHTSLPQGMESSPKPTRDSAEPSKIQPCDPSITSLLPEPISHSENWAKEEDEAVSEGDESDVSRCETVPFPLRRMVSHEFLEMRFKIQLLLEPQQYMSFLPHHIIIKIFCLLPTESLAALKCTCHYFKFIIESYGVRPADSRWVCDPRYKDDPCKQCKKRYGRGDVSLCRWHHKPYCQALPYGPGYWMCCHGSHKDTPGCNVGLHDNRWVPAFHSISMPIYKKPREVSEE, from the coding sequence ATGCAACACAGTAACTCATTCATTTCCTTCTGTTCCAGGGTTGCAGCCATGCATCTCAAGCAACACCCCAAACTACAGAAGAAAGAGAACTACCTGGAGTCCAGTCAAGACAGCCAGAGAGGCCTTCATGTGAGCCAGCAGGGGGTCCTGTCACAGAGGACAGTGTGGGGGGTGCGCCCAGCAGTGGCCCTGATTGGTCCGATAAGCAACGGGTTAGGCCAGGGTACGGCCTGCTACCCCCTCAATGTCATATCCACCAACACCATGCAGTGCTACAGTAATGACAACAGTGGCTCCAACCACCtcaacagtaataataaccacGGCAACAGTGGACTGCAGACCTCGAGGCTGAGTGAGTCCGAGGGGGATGTAATCCACAGTAGTGCCACCTGGGCCCAGAGTAAAACCTACAAGACCACCTCCTGCAACACCCCCCCCTCCCTGCTACTCTCCACCTGCACCACCTCTTCTACAGGCTCTGAGAACCAGGAGGCCTCCTTAAGAATCTCTTAtgaaggggaggacagagagggaccgCTGGAAATCTGGGCTGTCATCAAGCCTGGCAACACCAAGGAGAAGATCGCCATCTTCGCCTCGCCCCAGTGCCGTGGAAGCCTGGTGAACGGTGGCGATGGAGAGGCCGGTGAGGACTTGGTGAGCAGCAGCCCTGTGAGGACAGTGTCTGTGAAGATGAAGAGCTGCTGGGAGGACGAGGGTGGCTCTGTGGCCAAGCGCAGGAGGAGGTCAGGGTCTCAGGGGCACCACCAGGACCGAGATAGACAGTCATCCGGAGCCCTGGAGACACTGAGCCCCACTGAGAACAGCCCTGTAGAGGTGACCCTCTGCCTCAGAGAGAGCCCCAGAGTGCCTGAGTGTGGGGAGGTGGTTGTACGGGtggatggggagcaggtgtgtaaGGTAGAGGGTGAGGAGGTGAGTGAGACTGGGACTGACAAGGCTCTCTCTGTGGTGGAGTTGGTGGCCTTCTTGGAGCAGAGAGCCAGCGACAAGCAGGTGGACTCTAAGCCTGTGTCTCTGCGGAGCTCCACAAGCATTACCTTAACCAGGGGGCTGTCACTGACCCTGGAGCCTCAGCAGCCCAGAGTCCCAGACCAGAACCCCCAGGGGACCGATGAGGCAGAATGTGTAAAGGTGTCAGATATGGTGGCCAAGCTGGAGTCAGAGTGCCTGAAGCACCAGAGTGTTAGAAGGGAAGGGTCCAGATCTGGGGGAGAGCTCTCGCGCAACAGCCTCACGCGCAACAACCTCTCACGCAACAACAGCCTGCGGAGGAGGGTGGGCCGGGTGCTGCTGGCAGGAGCAGATGCCTTCTCCATCTCAGCCCAGCCACCACCACCTCAGTCTCCCACTGGACCCCACCATGGACTAGAGGAGACGACCAGGGTACCGCACCGCCACGTTAGTCCCTCTGCTGGCTGTCCCTCTGCTGGCTGTCCCTCTGCTGGCTGTCCCTCTGCTGGCTGTCCCTCTGCTGGCTGTCCCTCTGCTGGCTGTCCCTCTGCTGGCTGTCCCTCTGCAGGCTGTCCCTCTGCAGGCTGTCCCTCTGCAAATACCAGCCACATGGACAAACTAGCTCCCAGCAGCTGCCGTGAAGCTACCCAGTTGGCTTCCAGCACCTCTGACTCAGCCTCTCCGTCTCGCAGCATGGACTCTGGGTGTGGCGCCTCTGtcgtcagagagccagaggagagctGTGAGGCCCAGGGCCTGGGGCAGCAGAAGAATAACAGGGCTGTAGAGTCTGGGAAGAACCTGCACTTCCAGCTCCTGTCAGAGCAGGCCAGGTCCAGCAGTACAGAGAGCAGTAGTAAACTACAGTGTGAGGAGCCCCTCCCAGGCATGCTGTTCTTCTCACACACTCTGCCCTCACAGGTGGTACTTgaacacacactcccacacacagtcaatactccCACCCACACATCCCTCCCCCAGGGAATGGAATCCAGCCCTAAACCCACCAGAGACTCAGCAGAACCCTCCAAGATTCAGCCCTGTGACCCTTCTATCACTTCTCTACTCCCTGAACCCATATCGCACAGTGAGAACTGGGCCAAAGAGGAGGATGAGGCGGTGAGTGAGGGAGACGAGAGTGATGTTAGCCGGTGTGAGACAGTGCCTTTCCCCCTGCGCCGCATGGTGTCTCACGAGTTCCTGGAGATGCGCTTTAAAATCCAGCTGCTTCTGGAACCCCAGCAGTACATGTCCTTCCTGCCTCACCACATCATCATCAAGATCTTCTGCCTGCTGCCCACAGAGAGCCTGGCCGCGCTCAAGTGCACCTGCCACTATTTCAAGTTCATCATCGAGAGCTACGGCGTGCGCCCCGCGGACTCCCGCTGGGTGTGTGACCCCCGCTACAAAGACGATCCCTGCAAGCAGTGTAAAAAGCGGTACGGGCGCGGAGACGTGTCCCTCTGCCGCTGGCACCACAAGCCCTACTGCCAGGCGCTGCCCTACGGCCCCGGGTACTGGATGTGTTGCCATGGCTCCCACAAAGACACGCCCGGCTGCAACGTCGGTCTCCATGACAATCGCTGGGTGCCCGCCTTCCATAGTATCAGCATGCCAATCTATAAGAAACCCAGGGAGGTCTCTGAGGAGTAG